The Fictibacillus arsenicus genome contains a region encoding:
- the lpdA gene encoding dihydrolipoyl dehydrogenase has product MVVGDFATKRQLVIIGGGPGGYHAAIRAAQLGLEVTLIEKEKLGGVCLHKGCIPSKSLTQTAANFSGLSHYKLMGISVPEATFEYGTFTNYYSSVVTGLQKGVEALIKANKIEHLTGSASFMSGERIGIDSGHHFEMYEFEHALIATGSSPLLPKQTKLSNRVMTPHTLWELNELPASLVVYGEDYFALEAAMAYKQLGSEVTLITPADGFSLDSGIEKELLRVLKKSKVKVFKNHQWESAEETADTVAVTLTKDAEEKVSIDASHVLYAAGYSPNVEGLGLEAINVERDENGFIVVNEHSQTSVSNIYAAGDCTIGMKLASKAIKQGKTAAEHMSGLSSAFNLSLVPYVVHTNPPIATVGLTEEQAKSEGYEVKTGQFSMSGNGFASILGQKEGLAKMIIDAKTDVILGIHMMGAGAVDMIQAGTYALEMVAREEDLAYPVYAHPALNEAWLEAIESVSGKAIHVPPARKKEKSTV; this is encoded by the coding sequence CAACAAAACGACAGCTGGTTATTATCGGAGGAGGACCTGGCGGCTATCATGCTGCGATCCGTGCGGCTCAGCTGGGACTCGAAGTAACGCTGATCGAAAAAGAAAAGCTTGGCGGCGTTTGTCTTCATAAAGGATGCATCCCTTCAAAGAGCTTAACTCAAACAGCGGCTAATTTTTCCGGGCTGTCTCATTATAAACTAATGGGCATATCGGTACCTGAAGCGACTTTCGAATATGGAACCTTTACAAACTACTATTCTTCTGTTGTAACGGGACTGCAAAAAGGTGTTGAAGCACTTATTAAAGCTAATAAGATTGAACACTTAACAGGTTCAGCTTCCTTCATGTCAGGTGAGAGAATCGGCATCGATTCCGGTCACCATTTTGAGATGTATGAATTTGAACATGCATTGATCGCAACGGGAAGCAGTCCGTTATTGCCGAAACAGACAAAACTATCAAACCGGGTAATGACGCCTCATACTTTATGGGAGTTGAATGAGCTGCCAGCGAGTCTTGTCGTTTACGGTGAAGATTATTTCGCATTGGAAGCGGCAATGGCTTATAAACAGCTCGGAAGTGAAGTTACCTTGATTACTCCGGCTGATGGATTCAGCTTAGACAGCGGGATCGAAAAAGAACTGCTGCGAGTTTTAAAGAAAAGTAAGGTTAAAGTGTTCAAGAATCATCAGTGGGAAAGTGCAGAGGAAACGGCTGATACTGTTGCAGTGACATTGACAAAGGATGCTGAAGAAAAAGTTTCTATAGATGCTTCTCATGTGCTTTATGCAGCCGGTTATTCACCAAATGTTGAGGGACTTGGGCTCGAAGCAATCAATGTGGAACGTGATGAGAACGGATTTATCGTCGTAAATGAGCACAGCCAGACGAGTGTATCCAATATCTATGCAGCAGGTGATTGTACGATTGGCATGAAGCTCGCTTCAAAAGCAATCAAACAAGGAAAAACAGCAGCTGAACATATGTCAGGTCTATCTTCGGCATTCAATTTGAGTTTAGTACCTTATGTGGTTCATACAAATCCGCCGATCGCAACAGTAGGTCTGACGGAAGAACAAGCAAAGAGTGAAGGATATGAAGTTAAAACCGGTCAGTTCTCAATGAGCGGAAACGGATTTGCTTCTATTCTAGGTCAAAAAGAAGGTCTTGCGAAGATGATAATCGACGCAAAGACAGATGTAATTCTCGGAATTCACATGATGGGTGCAGGTGCTGTTGATATGATTCAAGCAGGAACTTACGCACTGGAGATGGTTGCGCGTGAGGAAGATCTTGCTTATCCGGTCTATGCGCATCCAGCTTTAAATGAAGCATGGCTTGAGGCTATTGAAAGTGTGAGCGGAAAAGCAATTCATGTTCCGCCAGCACGGAAAAAAGAGAAAAGTACAGTCTAA
- a CDS encoding undecaprenyldiphospho-muramoylpentapeptide beta-N-acetylglucosaminyltransferase, with product MKKLVLTGGGSAGHVTPHLALIPKLKKMGWDLHYIGSVDGIEKSLIEEGTNVPYYGISSGKLRRYFDLKNIKDPFKVAAGVAQAYLKLGKIKPDAVFSKGGFVAVPVVIAAWLRKIPVYIHESDITPGLANKISSKFASKIFVTFDEAKKHFAAGQAIVTGSPIRDELLQGSNEKGLSFLGFRSHLPVLTIMGGSLGARKINEAVRESLPELLRSYQIVHICGKGNLDQNLNHTEGYRQFEYIQKELPDVVAATDFVISRAGSNSIFEWLTLKIPMLLIPLTRAASRGDQILNAQSFEKQGFCHVLYEEDLTKETLLQSLKQLKADKDNMQRNMESFKASDSVDLILRTITSGK from the coding sequence TTGAAGAAACTAGTTTTAACCGGCGGTGGTTCTGCTGGACACGTAACCCCGCATTTAGCATTAATACCTAAATTAAAAAAAATGGGATGGGACCTTCATTACATCGGTTCTGTTGATGGAATAGAGAAAAGTTTAATAGAAGAAGGAACGAATGTACCGTATTACGGAATTTCAAGCGGTAAATTAAGGCGTTATTTTGATTTGAAAAATATAAAAGATCCGTTTAAAGTAGCCGCAGGTGTGGCCCAGGCTTATTTGAAACTTGGAAAGATCAAACCTGATGCAGTATTTTCTAAAGGAGGATTCGTTGCAGTGCCTGTAGTTATTGCGGCATGGCTGCGAAAGATTCCTGTGTACATTCATGAATCGGATATTACCCCAGGACTTGCTAACAAGATCTCATCTAAATTTGCTTCTAAGATTTTTGTGACATTTGATGAAGCGAAAAAGCATTTTGCTGCAGGGCAAGCCATAGTAACGGGTTCACCTATTCGTGATGAGCTTCTGCAAGGATCAAATGAGAAAGGTCTATCTTTCTTAGGGTTTAGAAGCCACTTGCCAGTATTAACGATAATGGGAGGAAGCTTAGGTGCCCGCAAGATCAATGAAGCAGTAAGAGAATCTCTCCCTGAGCTGCTTCGTTCTTATCAGATCGTGCATATATGCGGAAAAGGAAACTTGGATCAGAATCTAAATCATACAGAAGGATACCGCCAGTTTGAGTACATTCAAAAAGAATTGCCGGATGTAGTGGCGGCAACAGATTTTGTGATTTCACGTGCGGGTTCAAATAGTATTTTTGAATGGCTCACACTAAAAATTCCAATGCTGTTAATCCCTTTGACAAGAGCCGCGAGCCGCGGTGACCAGATTTTAAATGCACAATCTTTTGAAAAACAAGGATTTTGCCACGTGCTGTACGAAGAAGATTTAACAAAAGAAACGCTCCTGCAGTCTTTAAAGCAGCTTAAAGCTGATAAAGACAACATGCAGCGAAACATGGAGAGCTTCAAAGCCTCTGATAGCGTAGACCTTATTTTGCGAACAATCACTAGCGGTAAATAA
- a CDS encoding AzlC family ABC transporter permease, with the protein MLPSPAISSEQTHGLWKKGIQAGLPIAIGYMPVAFTFGLLAKAAGLSLFETVGMSIIVFAGASQYIALSMIAAASGAAELILTTFIMNIRHLLMSASLKERAEDEPKWLKAIYAFFITDETFSVAATSQEKKLTGSYLLGLGLAAYSSWVVFSGAGYVMGSGLPESLQASMGIALYAMFIALLVPAAKKSRKVIALAGTAAVLNSLFSFIPFLSGGWGIILSTLIAAVSIEFFVKGDERNE; encoded by the coding sequence ATGTTGCCTAGTCCTGCAATTTCTAGCGAACAAACCCATGGTCTTTGGAAAAAGGGTATTCAAGCTGGACTGCCAATAGCAATCGGCTATATGCCCGTTGCTTTTACATTCGGTTTGCTTGCCAAAGCCGCGGGTTTAAGCCTTTTTGAAACGGTTGGCATGAGTATTATTGTATTTGCTGGTGCTTCACAATATATCGCTTTATCTATGATCGCGGCCGCAAGCGGGGCTGCTGAACTAATTCTAACGACTTTTATTATGAACATCCGTCATTTGCTGATGAGTGCTTCTCTGAAAGAGCGTGCGGAAGATGAGCCAAAATGGCTTAAAGCAATATACGCTTTTTTTATAACCGACGAAACCTTTTCAGTAGCGGCAACGTCTCAAGAAAAAAAATTAACGGGAAGCTATTTATTAGGACTCGGTCTAGCAGCATACAGCTCCTGGGTAGTATTTTCAGGTGCAGGGTATGTGATGGGCTCGGGACTGCCGGAATCACTTCAGGCCAGCATGGGTATTGCTCTGTATGCGATGTTCATCGCTCTGCTTGTACCTGCAGCTAAAAAAAGCCGTAAAGTCATTGCTCTAGCAGGAACAGCTGCAGTTCTGAACTCTTTATTTTCATTTATCCCTTTTCTTAGCGGCGGCTGGGGAATTATTTTATCTACATTGATTGCAGCCGTTTCAATTGAGTTTTTTGTGAAGGGGGATGAGAGGAATGAATGA
- a CDS encoding AzlD domain-containing protein: MNDNLIWVIIGMGLVTYIPRMLPLVLFHTNNLHPRVQGILKNVPFAILGALIFPGVLTINPDSVLYGVIGAAAAFIAAWLNLNVIIVVLASILVLYGYTFL; this comes from the coding sequence ATGAATGATAATCTGATTTGGGTAATTATAGGTATGGGCCTTGTTACGTACATTCCAAGAATGCTTCCACTCGTCCTGTTTCACACAAATAACTTGCATCCAAGAGTACAGGGGATATTGAAAAATGTTCCGTTTGCTATCTTAGGAGCGCTCATATTTCCAGGGGTGCTGACGATTAATCCGGATTCTGTGTTGTATGGTGTCATAGGGGCAGCAGCTGCCTTTATTGCAGCATGGCTGAACCTAAATGTTATTATCGTGGTGTTAGCCTCGATCTTAGTTTTATACGGTTATACATTTTTGTAG
- a CDS encoding Cof-type HAD-IIB family hydrolase → MKLIAIDMDGTLVNKQLKVTKENSKVISQAVKDGHHVVIATGRSYDEARHTLEEAELHLPLICVNGAEIRSAEWEILSSTPLEFSQYEEIKSILDKEDIYYELYTSKGTYTDNREKAYEVMKDIVITSNPEATDDDVQKAALRRFRLGLVSVVGDFEKLLDQKDIEVYKFLAFSSDTEKLKRAFQHLQAVDDLAVSSSADNNLEITNSEAQKGVALKRFAEIKGIPMDNTMAIGDNYNDVSMLEIAGFPVAMGNAVDEVIDMAAFVTKENDQSGVAFAIQRFLETK, encoded by the coding sequence ATGAAACTGATCGCAATAGATATGGATGGAACACTAGTTAATAAACAGTTAAAAGTTACGAAAGAGAACAGTAAGGTCATTTCACAAGCAGTAAAAGATGGACATCATGTTGTCATTGCAACCGGGCGTTCTTATGATGAAGCAAGGCATACATTAGAAGAAGCAGAATTGCATCTGCCTCTTATCTGTGTAAACGGAGCTGAAATCAGGTCTGCTGAATGGGAGATTCTTTCTTCAACACCTCTAGAGTTCTCACAATATGAAGAAATCAAAAGTATTCTAGATAAAGAGGACATCTATTACGAATTGTATACAAGTAAGGGAACGTATACGGATAATCGTGAAAAAGCCTATGAGGTTATGAAGGATATTGTTATTACTTCAAATCCTGAAGCAACGGATGATGATGTTCAAAAGGCAGCTTTACGCCGTTTTCGTTTAGGACTTGTAAGTGTAGTAGGAGATTTTGAAAAACTTTTGGATCAAAAAGATATAGAGGTCTATAAGTTCCTTGCTTTTTCAAGTGATACAGAAAAACTTAAGCGTGCGTTTCAGCATCTGCAAGCGGTTGATGATCTAGCAGTCAGCTCGTCAGCTGATAATAACTTGGAGATTACAAATAGTGAAGCGCAAAAAGGTGTGGCTTTAAAAAGGTTTGCAGAAATAAAAGGAATCCCTATGGATAACACGATGGCAATCGGAGATAACTACAATGATGTTTCGATGCTCGAAATTGCGGGTTTTCCTGTAGCCATGGGAAATGCGGTGGACGAGGTAATAGATATGGCTGCTTTCGTAACAAAAGAGAATGACCAAAGCGGAGTAGCGTTTGCTATTCAAAGATTTTTAGAAACAAAATAA
- a CDS encoding glycerophosphodiester phosphodiesterase: MFKATIGALALSLTVMGSGLTADAAEKEKEILNVAHRGASGYAPEHTLMSYKMGEQMHGDYIEVDLQMTKDGELIAMHDETLDRTTNGTGQVKDYTLEEIKELDAGSWFNEKYPEKAKTEYEGLKVPTLEEVFQTFGKNANYYIETKSPEVYPGMEEKLAEMVDEYGINKDTLLVQSFSSASLLKMNEIDPSMKLVQLMWYTSPAAISDAEVEAIKQYAVGIGPNSAMIDKAYVQKTVQNGLEIHPYTVNEKEEMQKLIEWGVTGIFTNFPDLLNEVKKGR, encoded by the coding sequence ATGTTCAAAGCTACTATTGGTGCTCTTGCGTTAAGCCTTACAGTTATGGGATCAGGACTTACAGCAGATGCAGCTGAAAAAGAGAAAGAGATATTGAATGTAGCACATCGGGGTGCTTCTGGTTATGCACCGGAACATACTTTAATGTCATACAAGATGGGTGAACAAATGCACGGGGACTACATAGAGGTAGATCTTCAGATGACAAAAGACGGTGAGCTTATCGCCATGCATGATGAAACACTTGATCGTACTACGAATGGAACAGGACAGGTTAAAGATTACACGCTAGAAGAAATTAAAGAGCTTGATGCAGGCAGCTGGTTCAATGAGAAATATCCGGAAAAAGCAAAAACTGAGTATGAAGGTCTTAAAGTGCCAACATTAGAAGAAGTGTTTCAAACGTTCGGAAAGAATGCGAACTATTATATCGAAACAAAATCACCTGAGGTCTACCCTGGGATGGAAGAAAAACTCGCAGAGATGGTTGATGAATATGGAATTAACAAAGATACATTACTAGTGCAGTCGTTCAGCTCTGCAAGTTTATTGAAAATGAACGAGATCGACCCCTCTATGAAACTAGTACAGCTAATGTGGTATACATCACCAGCTGCCATTTCTGATGCAGAAGTTGAAGCTATTAAACAATATGCAGTCGGAATCGGACCAAACAGTGCTATGATCGACAAGGCGTATGTTCAGAAAACGGTTCAAAACGGACTTGAGATACATCCTTATACAGTGAATGAAAAAGAAGAAATGCAAAAGCTAATCGAATGGGGCGTAACCGGAATATTCACAAACTTTCCAGACCTGTTGAATGAAGTGAAAAAAGGACGATAA
- a CDS encoding ABC transporter ATP-binding protein has product MLKMINVSKKIDGRQVLEHVNITLEPGMIAGIVGRNGVGKSTLLRTLAGILDPDEGEVTFNEINIHRQPEVKQKLTYVPDSTEILKSYNVKEIVKLYDAIYEDFDVMYFYSLMDRFKLPKNRKLRTYSKGMKALFLMILSFSTKADFIILDEPTNGLDPIVKRNILQFIIEEVSERQLSVLISTHHLEEVEKIADVLIMMKDGQIESTTSIEDAKSSFRKVQAVYKHSLPEKIANLNNVSILSQTGRVYTLMIKGNIEATMEKMQQEQPLLLEELPMTLEDIFISSLGGESHVS; this is encoded by the coding sequence ATGTTAAAAATGATTAATGTTAGTAAAAAGATAGATGGACGCCAGGTTTTAGAACATGTCAATATTACTCTTGAGCCCGGTATGATTGCAGGTATTGTTGGCCGAAACGGTGTCGGTAAATCTACTTTGCTCAGAACACTTGCCGGGATTCTCGACCCAGACGAAGGCGAAGTAACATTTAATGAAATCAATATCCACCGCCAGCCTGAAGTTAAGCAAAAGCTTACTTATGTTCCTGATTCTACTGAAATTTTAAAATCCTACAACGTAAAAGAGATTGTGAAACTGTATGATGCGATCTATGAAGATTTTGATGTTATGTATTTTTACTCTTTAATGGATCGTTTTAAGCTCCCAAAAAACAGAAAGCTTAGAACCTATTCCAAAGGGATGAAAGCTTTATTTCTTATGATTCTTTCATTCTCTACAAAAGCTGATTTTATTATTTTGGATGAACCAACAAACGGGCTGGATCCGATCGTAAAACGAAATATTCTTCAATTTATTATTGAAGAAGTAAGTGAACGTCAATTAAGTGTTCTTATTTCCACCCATCACCTTGAGGAAGTTGAAAAGATAGCTGACGTACTTATTATGATGAAGGATGGTCAGATCGAGTCAACTACTTCGATTGAAGATGCTAAATCATCATTCAGGAAAGTTCAAGCCGTTTACAAGCATTCTCTTCCTGAGAAAATTGCAAACTTAAACAACGTAAGCATACTTTCTCAGACCGGAAGAGTGTATACGCTGATGATCAAAGGCAATATTGAGGCAACAATGGAAAAGATGCAGCAAGAGCAGCCTTTATTGTTAGAAGAGCTTCCGATGACACTTGAAGATATATTTATTTCATCGCTTGGAGGGGAATCACATGTTTCATAA
- a CDS encoding GntR family transcriptional regulator: MILNLDPRSNTPIWEQVVHQIKELILKEILQPEDKLPSVRELSGTLLINPNTVSKAYQELERQGIIETLRGKGTFVSASITPRADEQKIAEMKQQIKQLVIDASYLGIDQQTLTLWIKKFSDELGGHNDHVKND; this comes from the coding sequence ATGATTTTAAATTTAGATCCCCGAAGCAATACGCCAATATGGGAGCAAGTCGTCCATCAAATTAAAGAGCTGATTTTGAAGGAGATCCTGCAGCCCGAAGATAAGTTGCCTTCGGTAAGAGAACTATCAGGAACATTATTGATAAATCCAAACACAGTAAGTAAAGCGTACCAAGAACTAGAGCGGCAAGGAATCATCGAGACTCTGCGGGGAAAAGGCACTTTCGTTTCTGCTTCCATAACCCCCAGAGCCGATGAGCAGAAGATTGCCGAGATGAAGCAGCAAATCAAACAGCTTGTCATTGATGCTTCTTATTTAGGAATCGACCAGCAAACGTTGACACTATGGATAAAAAAGTTTTCTGATGAGCTTGGAGGGCATAACGACCATGTTAAAAATGATTAA
- a CDS encoding HAD family hydrolase, with protein sequence MKQLIDEAKLLIFDLDGTLYEDTDHFDYYCRLMQQRVADDKKQAFWDTYENMKKGTHPVAIGKVYDIKNDTSVTVDPMTLQVTKVTSFDGEDWQEERIKQEYAGELVYDFERLIAIGDGWWLPYATAMHFGLKQSDTWECYNATKEYMVTDQFNLTKTPGLKDGLIRLKEEKKLVLLTNSEREDVKRLLNELELEGIFHALFTEGHKPLKTKEKMQTILDEFGVQPHEAVSIGDNFINEIAPALLMGLKAIYIQPNRIEVDHENLIIIPTLTNAL encoded by the coding sequence ATGAAACAATTGATTGATGAAGCAAAACTGCTGATTTTTGATCTGGACGGAACTCTTTATGAAGACACGGATCATTTTGATTATTATTGCAGGCTGATGCAGCAGCGTGTTGCAGATGATAAGAAACAGGCATTTTGGGATACATATGAGAACATGAAAAAGGGGACACATCCTGTTGCGATCGGGAAGGTATATGATATTAAAAATGATACGAGTGTAACAGTGGATCCTATGACACTGCAAGTAACAAAGGTCACATCATTTGATGGGGAAGACTGGCAAGAAGAAAGGATAAAACAGGAATATGCCGGCGAACTTGTATATGATTTTGAACGCCTGATTGCAATTGGTGATGGCTGGTGGCTGCCCTATGCGACAGCTATGCATTTTGGGCTGAAGCAAAGCGATACATGGGAATGTTATAACGCTACGAAAGAATATATGGTTACGGATCAATTTAATTTAACAAAAACACCTGGGCTGAAAGATGGTTTGATTCGTCTAAAAGAGGAAAAGAAGCTTGTCCTGCTCACGAACAGCGAAAGAGAAGATGTAAAAAGACTGCTAAACGAACTTGAGCTTGAGGGGATATTTCATGCCCTTTTTACAGAAGGACACAAGCCCTTAAAAACAAAAGAAAAGATGCAAACTATCCTGGACGAATTTGGTGTGCAGCCTCATGAGGCCGTTTCAATCGGCGATAATTTTATTAATGAAATTGCACCGGCTCTGTTAATGGGATTAAAAGCTATCTACATACAGCCTAACCGTATAGAAGTTGATCACGAAAATCTTATTATTATCCCTACCTTGACGAACGCTTTATAA